A genome region from Geobacter pickeringii includes the following:
- a CDS encoding CxxCxxCC domain-containing protein yields the protein MECLKCATCCTAPDIAALGKGLGERCRHLDDGGLCGIYAERPAVCRGYRPDELCWLVAAPTLEERVRNYLRIFGMEDGVGATPRSPGSS from the coding sequence ATGGAGTGTCTGAAGTGCGCCACCTGCTGCACCGCCCCCGATATTGCCGCCCTCGGCAAGGGGCTCGGGGAGCGATGCCGGCACCTCGACGACGGGGGGCTCTGCGGAATCTACGCGGAGCGGCCGGCGGTCTGCCGGGGGTACCGGCCCGACGAGCTCTGCTGGCTCGTGGCGGCGCCGACCCTGGAGGAGCGGGTGCGAAACTATCTGCGGATATTCGGGATGGAGGATGGGGTGGGGGCTACGCCCCGGAGTCCTGGTAGCTCTTGA
- a CDS encoding penicillin-binding transpeptidase domain-containing protein, producing MQDLKHLTRKKRFSLADAFAPRKNSSQNTYKRLIEPKPEKKRLRLILPALAVLIAAYPVFSLISGKPAASSVRKEQKPEVKQDRPLDVFSSFQLAADAYPSAHFEGGRLSAQLPGGGTVVYAINEEVQRRVTEVMTQFQVPFGVFVAIEPKTGRVLAMASHSAIEPEWAGHAYYSIYPMASLFKIVTATAALEQKKVTPETVIPFRGGLYSESSRYWSNLPKRGAQQMDLTTAMGKSVNPVFGRLACDIAGRESVLRCAERYGFNHPLLPGTPVLPSKAEHPTTDDQLRLMGAGLGREVKISPLHAAVLMASIANGGTMYAPSLVDEVKSATGEVAYVHRPKPLRTVVTPEVAAQLTKMLSSTVNSGTSRRAFHDRRGRPKFTDIHIAAKTGSINGTDPEGHYNWFAAYAPVEDPQIALAALVINRDKWKIKASYLGEQALEAFFR from the coding sequence ATGCAAGATCTCAAGCATCTCACCAGAAAGAAACGATTCTCCCTCGCGGACGCCTTTGCTCCGCGGAAAAACTCTTCCCAAAATACCTACAAACGGCTCATCGAACCGAAACCGGAGAAGAAGCGGCTTCGCCTCATCCTCCCGGCCCTCGCCGTCCTCATTGCGGCATATCCGGTCTTTTCGCTGATTTCCGGGAAACCGGCAGCCTCCAGCGTCCGCAAGGAACAGAAGCCGGAGGTGAAGCAGGACCGCCCCCTGGACGTCTTCAGTTCGTTCCAGCTGGCTGCCGACGCCTATCCGTCCGCCCATTTCGAGGGAGGGAGGCTCTCCGCCCAGCTCCCCGGCGGCGGGACGGTGGTCTACGCCATCAACGAGGAGGTGCAGCGACGGGTCACGGAGGTGATGACGCAGTTCCAGGTCCCCTTCGGCGTCTTCGTTGCCATCGAGCCGAAGACCGGTCGGGTCCTCGCCATGGCCTCCCATTCGGCGATCGAGCCCGAGTGGGCCGGGCACGCCTACTACAGCATCTATCCCATGGCGTCCCTCTTCAAGATCGTCACCGCCACCGCCGCCCTGGAGCAGAAGAAGGTGACCCCCGAGACGGTGATTCCGTTCCGCGGGGGGCTCTATTCCGAGAGCTCCCGCTACTGGAGCAACCTCCCGAAGCGCGGCGCCCAGCAGATGGACCTCACCACCGCCATGGGCAAATCGGTGAACCCGGTCTTCGGCCGGCTCGCCTGCGACATCGCCGGCCGCGAGTCGGTGCTGCGCTGCGCCGAGCGGTACGGCTTCAACCATCCGCTGCTTCCCGGTACGCCGGTTCTGCCGAGCAAGGCGGAACATCCCACCACCGACGACCAACTGCGCCTCATGGGAGCAGGGCTTGGCCGCGAGGTGAAGATCTCGCCGCTCCATGCGGCGGTGCTGATGGCCTCCATCGCCAATGGCGGCACCATGTACGCTCCGTCCCTCGTGGACGAGGTGAAGAGCGCCACGGGGGAGGTGGCCTACGTCCATCGGCCGAAGCCGCTGCGGACCGTCGTTACCCCCGAGGTGGCGGCCCAGCTCACCAAAATGCTCTCCTCCACCGTGAACAGCGGCACCTCGCGGCGTGCGTTCCATGACCGCCGGGGACGGCCGAAGTTCACCGATATCCACATCGCCGCCAAGACCGGCTCCATCAACGGCACCGACCCCGAGGGGCACTATAACTGGTTTGCCGCCTATGCCCCGGTGGAGGACCCGCAGATCGCCCTGGCCGCCCTCGTCATCAACCGGGACAAATGGAAGATCAAGGCGTCATATCTGGGAGAACAGGCGCTGGAGGCGTTTTTCAGGTAG
- the metX gene encoding homoserine O-acetyltransferase MetX, whose amino-acid sequence MSVGIVEEQSVTFDTELRLESGRILGPITLAYETYGTLNDDRSNAVLVAHAWTGNAHLAGKYREEESKPGWWDAIVGPGRLLDTDRYFVICSNVIGSCYGSTGPASINPRTGKRYNLTFPVITIRDMVRAQALLIDHLGIDRLLTVLGGSMGGMQALEWATQFPDRIRSAIALATTSRPSPQAISLNAVARWSIFNDPTWKKGEYKKNPKDGLALARGIGHITFLSDESMWQKFGRRYSARDGLFDFFGQFEVERYLNYNGYNFVDRFDTNSFLYLAKALDLYDVSWGYESLEEAFAPVRAPLQFFAFTSDWLYPPYQTEEMANVLRKLGKPVEYHLIESAYGHDAFLLEHETFAPLVRGFLDKV is encoded by the coding sequence ATGTCCGTCGGCATCGTTGAAGAACAATCCGTAACCTTCGACACGGAGCTCCGCCTGGAGAGCGGCCGAATTCTCGGTCCGATCACCCTCGCCTACGAGACCTACGGCACCCTCAACGACGACCGCTCCAATGCCGTCCTGGTGGCCCATGCCTGGACCGGAAACGCCCATCTGGCGGGGAAGTACCGGGAGGAGGAGTCAAAACCGGGGTGGTGGGACGCCATCGTCGGACCGGGGCGCCTTCTCGACACCGACCGCTACTTCGTCATCTGCTCCAACGTCATCGGCTCCTGCTACGGCTCCACCGGCCCCGCCTCCATCAACCCCCGCACCGGCAAGCGCTACAACCTGACATTCCCGGTCATCACCATCCGCGACATGGTGCGGGCCCAGGCGCTGCTCATCGACCACCTCGGCATCGACCGTCTCCTCACCGTTCTCGGCGGAAGCATGGGGGGGATGCAGGCCCTGGAGTGGGCGACCCAGTTCCCTGACCGGATCCGCTCCGCCATCGCCCTTGCCACCACCAGCCGCCCCTCTCCCCAGGCGATCTCCCTCAACGCCGTGGCCCGCTGGTCCATCTTCAACGATCCGACCTGGAAAAAGGGGGAGTACAAGAAGAATCCCAAGGACGGCCTGGCGCTGGCCCGTGGCATCGGCCACATCACCTTCCTCTCCGACGAATCGATGTGGCAGAAGTTCGGACGCCGCTATTCGGCCCGGGACGGCCTTTTCGATTTCTTCGGCCAGTTCGAGGTGGAGCGCTACCTGAACTACAACGGCTACAACTTCGTCGACCGCTTCGACACCAACTCGTTCCTCTACCTCGCCAAGGCCCTCGACCTCTACGACGTCTCCTGGGGATACGAATCACTGGAGGAGGCCTTTGCCCCGGTCCGGGCACCGCTGCAGTTCTTCGCCTTCACCTCCGACTGGCTCTACCCCCCCTACCAGACCGAGGAGATGGCGAATGTCCTGAGGAAACTCGGCAAACCGGTGGAGTACCACCTCATCGAATCCGCTTACGGCCACGATGCGTTCCTTCTGGAGCACGAGACCTTCGCGCCGCTGGTGCGGGGGTTCCTCGACAAGGTCTAG
- a CDS encoding YihY/virulence factor BrkB family protein has translation MVNGIGIVERITRFVATLSEGEVPESFGPVRRRLFTSLQFAMIVCRGFFADQCLLRASALTFSTLLSIVPLFALAFAVLKGFGVQNTLEPFILSQVAAGSHEIVERIVTYINNTKVGSLGAVGLAALLVTAVTLLGNIEEAFNAIWGVRETRPLHRKFSDYLSVLISGPLLLFAALSVTTTLQSQRFVQWLIRTSYLGDLLVPLFHLVPYLSIWLALVFLYMFIPNTKVRFPSAVVGGMIAGTLWQGAQWGYIHFQVGVGRYNAIYGTLAVLPVFMIWLYASWLIVLFGVEVVYAHQHLRTLRREVRVPSVSSAVRERLALALMLEIARAFFQDIPPRSAAGLAEFLDVPERIVREILDGLVAGGG, from the coding sequence ATGGTGAACGGTATCGGTATCGTGGAGCGGATTACCCGGTTTGTGGCCACCCTTTCCGAGGGAGAGGTGCCGGAATCCTTCGGCCCGGTCAGGAGGCGTCTCTTCACCTCCCTTCAGTTCGCCATGATAGTCTGCCGCGGTTTTTTCGCCGACCAGTGCCTGCTCCGGGCCTCGGCGCTCACCTTCTCGACCCTCCTCTCCATCGTGCCGCTCTTTGCCTTGGCGTTTGCGGTGCTGAAGGGGTTCGGGGTGCAGAACACCCTGGAGCCGTTCATCCTGAGCCAGGTGGCGGCCGGCTCCCACGAGATCGTCGAGAGGATCGTCACCTACATCAACAACACCAAAGTCGGCTCCCTCGGCGCCGTCGGTCTCGCGGCGCTCCTGGTCACCGCCGTCACCCTCCTCGGGAACATCGAGGAGGCGTTCAACGCCATCTGGGGGGTGCGGGAGACCCGTCCCCTCCACCGCAAGTTCAGCGATTACCTGAGTGTCCTGATCAGCGGTCCCCTCCTCCTCTTTGCAGCCCTGAGCGTCACCACCACCCTCCAGAGCCAGCGGTTCGTCCAGTGGCTGATCCGGACGAGCTACCTGGGGGACCTCCTCGTGCCGCTCTTTCACCTCGTTCCCTACCTGAGCATCTGGCTGGCACTGGTCTTTCTCTACATGTTCATCCCCAACACGAAGGTCCGCTTCCCGTCGGCCGTCGTGGGAGGGATGATCGCCGGGACCCTCTGGCAGGGGGCCCAGTGGGGTTACATCCATTTCCAGGTGGGGGTGGGGCGGTACAACGCCATCTACGGCACCCTGGCGGTGCTGCCGGTCTTCATGATCTGGCTCTATGCCAGCTGGCTCATCGTCCTTTTCGGCGTCGAGGTGGTCTACGCGCACCAGCACCTGCGGACCCTGCGGCGCGAGGTGCGGGTGCCGTCGGTGAGCAGTGCGGTCCGGGAGCGGCTTGCCCTGGCCCTGATGCTGGAGATCGCCCGTGCCTTCTTCCAGGATATTCCTCCCCGGAGCGCCGCAGGGCTCGCCGAGTTCCTCGACGTTCCCGAACGGATCGTGCGGGAGATCCTCGACGGCCTCGTCGCGGGGGGTGGGTAG
- a CDS encoding DUF948 domain-containing protein — MTVTAVAVVVLALALVVLVAFMIPTLLEIRRAAADLRGFVNKAGVELKPVLLELEKTLTELRTVTEGIAAKREEVQTFMEAVGDTGRNIRTINAVIGTVAHAAATSSVWASGARAAGKLLIERIIKKRG; from the coding sequence ATGACTGTTACTGCTGTTGCCGTTGTGGTATTGGCGCTGGCACTGGTGGTGCTGGTGGCCTTCATGATCCCGACGCTGCTGGAGATCCGCAGGGCCGCCGCCGACCTCCGGGGGTTCGTGAACAAGGCCGGGGTGGAACTGAAGCCGGTGCTGCTTGAGCTGGAGAAGACCCTGACCGAGCTGCGGACGGTGACCGAAGGGATTGCCGCGAAGCGCGAGGAGGTCCAGACTTTCATGGAGGCCGTCGGCGATACGGGGCGCAACATCCGGACGATCAACGCGGTAATCGGCACCGTCGCCCACGCGGCAGCCACTTCGTCGGTATGGGCGAGCGGTGCCCGGGCCGCGGGCAAGCTTCTCATTGAGCGAATCATCAAGAAAAGGGGGTAA
- a CDS encoding YtxH domain-containing protein codes for MADDEKGISAGTVFLSFLAGAAVGAGLGLLLAPKTGREMRENIADLTEEAIDKIKGFTKEAQSKIKDTYEETKDVFSEKKAIITSALEAGKEAMEREKEKYREM; via the coding sequence ATGGCTGACGATGAAAAAGGAATAAGCGCGGGAACCGTGTTTCTCTCGTTTCTGGCCGGCGCCGCGGTGGGAGCGGGGCTCGGGCTTCTTCTGGCACCCAAGACCGGACGGGAGATGCGCGAGAACATCGCGGATCTGACCGAGGAGGCGATCGACAAGATCAAGGGGTTCACCAAGGAGGCCCAGTCCAAGATCAAGGATACTTACGAAGAGACGAAAGACGTCTTCTCCGAGAAGAAGGCGATCATCACCTCGGCCCTCGAGGCTGGCAAAGAGGCGATGGAGCGGGAGAAGGAAAAGTACCGCGAAATGTAA